One genomic segment of Sanyastnella coralliicola includes these proteins:
- a CDS encoding glycosyltransferase: protein MPLLTVIIPTLNAEAQLNDCLKSLQPLSDAEVILVDGGSTDNTLAIAESYPFVQVIHFADKPGVYPAMNKGIDHARGDWLLFMGADDHLASAESVQHAMSKVHPEAKIILGRVKNEGSEHRLVKEWYEPKWDHDLYTRNIVHHQGAIYRKDVFERYSYPEEFKVFGDYHLNLSMYLNDDMAEIVREHFATASAAGISKQFTAELYKEEWRMKRSVLPWKLRWWQGPVIFAKYIRKKLFR from the coding sequence ATGCCGTTGCTGACGGTGATCATACCTACGTTGAACGCTGAAGCCCAGCTCAACGACTGTCTAAAAAGCTTGCAACCGCTTTCTGATGCTGAGGTGATCTTAGTCGATGGTGGTTCTACAGATAACACGCTGGCTATCGCCGAATCCTACCCTTTTGTGCAGGTGATTCATTTCGCCGACAAGCCTGGGGTTTACCCCGCAATGAATAAGGGTATTGACCACGCTCGAGGTGATTGGCTTCTTTTTATGGGGGCTGATGATCATCTCGCTAGCGCGGAATCGGTGCAGCATGCTATGAGCAAAGTACACCCGGAAGCGAAGATCATACTTGGAAGAGTCAAGAATGAAGGAAGCGAGCACCGCCTAGTAAAAGAATGGTATGAACCGAAGTGGGATCACGATCTCTACACGCGAAACATTGTACATCACCAAGGGGCGATTTATCGAAAAGATGTATTCGAACGCTACAGTTACCCCGAGGAATTCAAAGTATTCGGCGATTACCACCTGAACTTATCCATGTACTTGAATGACGATATGGCTGAGATCGTACGTGAGCATTTCGCAACCGCTTCCGCAGCAGGAATATCAAAACAGTTCACTGCTGAACTGTATAAGGAAGAATGGAGAATGAAACGCTCTGTACTACCCTGGAAACTAAGATGGTGGCAAGGCCCGGTGATTTTCGCCAAGTATATCCGAAAGAAGCTCTTTAGATAA
- a CDS encoding glycosyltransferase: MKKIAVLVSNDLSHDQRVRKTCEVLLHHGLEPVLVGRLLEGSIDVDRPYETVRFPLKHTGGARFYAELQKVLDRFLRSRGNEFAGVWANDLDTLWPAWRFHKRTGKAIIYDSHEYFTEAAGLTGRPFPKKVWETIEGRIFPRLSHVFTVNESIAEIYRKKYKVDVQVLRNVPFLKTQEIEARSRQELGLPEGRLVILQGAFMDKDRGIVEAVEAFQHIDDVHLLLVGAGEEWQRAQELRKELGLEDKITIKPKLPYEELVQHTRNADLGLSLDKGLHFNYYYSLPNKLFDYIHAGIPVLASPLPEVKRVVEGMKVGQLIPDWEPKNIAVAIERMLSIDKQEWKSGLQEARETFNWDTESQKIKVMLEQAELI; encoded by the coding sequence GTGAAAAAGATTGCTGTCTTAGTTTCTAATGACCTGAGTCACGACCAGCGGGTTCGTAAGACCTGCGAAGTCTTGCTACATCATGGCTTGGAGCCAGTACTCGTAGGCAGGTTATTGGAAGGGTCTATTGATGTTGACAGGCCTTATGAGACAGTACGATTTCCTTTAAAGCATACAGGTGGGGCTCGTTTTTATGCTGAGCTACAAAAGGTGCTTGATCGTTTTCTTCGCTCGCGCGGAAATGAATTTGCCGGGGTATGGGCCAATGACCTCGATACCTTGTGGCCAGCTTGGCGTTTTCATAAGCGCACTGGAAAAGCGATTATCTACGATAGCCACGAATACTTCACTGAAGCCGCGGGTCTCACTGGAAGACCCTTTCCAAAGAAAGTATGGGAGACCATTGAAGGGCGCATCTTCCCACGACTCAGTCATGTTTTTACGGTGAACGAAAGTATCGCAGAGATTTACCGCAAGAAGTACAAGGTAGATGTGCAAGTACTGCGCAACGTGCCCTTCTTAAAGACCCAGGAGATTGAAGCTCGATCACGACAAGAGCTGGGACTTCCTGAAGGTAGACTGGTCATTTTGCAAGGAGCCTTTATGGATAAGGACCGCGGTATTGTAGAAGCCGTAGAAGCTTTCCAGCACATTGATGATGTCCATTTATTATTGGTAGGAGCAGGAGAGGAGTGGCAACGCGCTCAAGAGCTTCGAAAGGAGCTTGGGCTCGAAGACAAGATTACGATCAAACCGAAGTTGCCTTACGAAGAACTCGTGCAGCATACGCGCAATGCAGACCTCGGGTTGAGTCTAGACAAAGGATTGCACTTCAACTACTACTATAGTCTTCCGAATAAGCTCTTTGATTATATCCACGCGGGAATTCCGGTGTTGGCGTCTCCACTTCCTGAAGTGAAGCGTGTGGTAGAAGGAATGAAGGTTGGACAATTAATTCCTGATTGGGAGCCGAAGAACATTGCTGTAGCTATTGAGAGGATGTTGTCTATTGACAAGCAGGAATGGAAATCGGGTCTGCAAGAAGCACGAGAAACCTTTAATTGGGATACAGAGAGCCAGAAGATCAAGGTGATGCTCGAACAGGCAGAACTTATCTAA
- a CDS encoding GNAT family N-acetyltransferase, with translation MKLQGQRSFLRAVEPHDVNHFFKWENDTDNWLVSGTTSPFSRNDLEKYIRGIRDVYADRQLRLVICTEERPVGAIDLFDFDPTHLRAGVGILIGEKEEREQGVAYDALTTLIEYGFDVLHLHQIYANIPANNHASVALFEKAGFELTATRKQWLKGSDGYIDELFYQLIKK, from the coding sequence ATGAAACTTCAAGGACAACGCTCATTTTTACGCGCCGTAGAACCACATGATGTCAACCACTTTTTCAAGTGGGAAAATGACACTGATAACTGGTTGGTGAGCGGCACCACCTCCCCTTTCAGTCGCAACGATCTCGAAAAGTACATTCGAGGCATTCGCGATGTCTATGCAGATCGTCAGCTCAGATTAGTTATCTGCACAGAAGAACGTCCGGTAGGTGCGATTGACCTCTTTGATTTTGACCCTACACATTTAAGAGCAGGTGTTGGCATTCTGATTGGCGAGAAAGAAGAACGGGAACAAGGTGTGGCTTACGATGCGCTCACCACACTAATTGAGTATGGTTTCGATGTACTCCATTTGCATCAGATTTATGCTAACATTCCTGCCAATAACCACGCCAGTGTTGCGTTGTTCGAGAAAGCTGGATTTGAATTGACGGCAACTCGAAAGCAGTGGCTCAAAGGCTCTGACGGATACATCGACGAACTGTTTTACCAGTTGATCAAGAAATAG
- a CDS encoding CoA-binding protein, translated as MNRTVVIGASPNPGRYSYIATERLKEYGEEVFPIGIRDGHIGGDKIITTRPLLENIDTVTLYVGPRNQSSWFDYILQLAPKRVIFNPGTENEELYRILEENGIKYEIACTLVLLSTGSYSAA; from the coding sequence ATGAATAGAACAGTAGTCATTGGAGCTAGTCCGAATCCAGGTAGATACAGCTACATCGCAACGGAGCGATTGAAAGAATATGGAGAAGAAGTATTCCCCATCGGTATTCGTGACGGACACATCGGCGGTGATAAGATTATCACTACTCGTCCTCTACTTGAGAATATCGATACGGTGACCTTATATGTTGGACCAAGGAATCAATCTTCTTGGTTCGATTATATACTTCAGCTAGCGCCGAAACGGGTAATCTTTAATCCAGGCACAGAAAACGAAGAGCTGTATCGAATTCTCGAAGAAAACGGCATTAAATATGAAATAGCTTGTACCTTGGTGCTCCTATCCACGGGTAGCTATTCAGCCGCATGA
- a CDS encoding polysaccharide biosynthesis/export family protein, protein MKYGLLLIAVVAALASCTINRNVMFKTDHDYVYDSPPTDSAEITEYKISPNDMLLVRLFANDGAKLLDITAGTGDAQQYANFLTTNFLVEVDGMVELPELGEVEVAGLTLNECEELLEQLYSDYYVEPFAFVQVLNNRVIVFPGTGSQAAVITLQNTNTTVIEAIALAGGLAQRADARKVKLIRYYDDRREIYLMDLSTIEGVEFASMVVQANDVIYVEPVPEIASEVMSDLAPYVTLVSGIALIYAILQGAF, encoded by the coding sequence ATGAAATACGGATTGCTTCTTATTGCAGTAGTTGCGGCGCTAGCCAGCTGTACCATCAACAGAAATGTCATGTTCAAGACTGATCATGACTACGTTTACGATAGCCCACCAACTGATTCTGCAGAGATTACGGAGTACAAGATTTCTCCAAACGACATGTTGTTGGTGCGACTGTTTGCGAACGACGGAGCGAAGCTACTTGACATTACGGCGGGTACAGGAGATGCTCAGCAGTACGCTAACTTCTTGACAACAAACTTCTTGGTTGAAGTTGATGGGATGGTTGAGCTACCGGAACTCGGTGAAGTAGAGGTAGCAGGGCTGACCTTGAATGAGTGTGAAGAGTTGTTGGAACAGCTCTACTCAGATTACTATGTAGAGCCTTTTGCCTTCGTTCAGGTACTGAATAACCGCGTGATTGTATTCCCTGGAACGGGAAGTCAGGCGGCTGTGATTACACTTCAAAACACCAATACCACAGTGATCGAAGCGATCGCTCTCGCTGGTGGACTTGCACAACGAGCAGACGCTCGAAAGGTGAAACTTATTCGATACTATGATGATCGACGTGAAATCTATCTGATGGATCTCTCTACCATCGAAGGTGTTGAATTCGCTAGCATGGTGGTGCAAGCCAACGATGTCATTTATGTTGAGCCAGTACCTGAAATTGCCAGCGAGGTCATGTCTGATTTGGCGCCGTACGTGACCTTGGTGTCAGGGATTGCGCTGATTTATGCCATTCTACAAGGGGCATTCTAA
- the hutH gene encoding histidine ammonia-lyase, whose protein sequence is MEAYHISLNEATIEELNGVISSGQKLAIAADAAEKVTACRTFLDQRLASSSDPIYGINTGFGSLCNVQVGKEDLATLQKNLVLSHACGLGETIDPEVVKWMMLLKVKGLSYGHSGVQLVTIKRLIDLYNEGLLPVIYAQGSLGASGDLAPLAHLALPLIGEGQLWEEGRPKPTKELYWSRNWEAIELQAKEGLALLNGTQFMSAFGCYLTMQSIQLIDAANRIAAMSLEAFDGRIEPFGEAVNTVRNQQGQMKVAADMRKLLEGSAGMKRHKAHVQDPYSFRCIPQVHGATMDVINYVRTILEREINAVTDNPTIFPELNEIVSAGNFHGQPLALALDQLALGMHELASISERRVYKLISGQRSLPEFLVANPGLNSGFMIPQYAAASVVSQNRQLVTPSSADTVDSSNGQEDHVSMGANAATKAYRVIDNVRKVLAIELFNAAQALDLRGVDEASPMVQEYHKKYRKVVPFIENDEYMHPHIIKSIGFLR, encoded by the coding sequence ATGGAAGCATACCACATATCTCTGAATGAAGCAACGATCGAAGAGTTGAACGGAGTTATCTCTTCCGGTCAGAAGCTGGCTATCGCAGCGGATGCTGCGGAGAAAGTAACCGCTTGTCGAACTTTTCTCGATCAACGACTAGCCTCGTCATCCGATCCGATTTACGGAATCAATACCGGCTTTGGATCGCTTTGTAATGTGCAAGTAGGAAAGGAGGATCTCGCCACACTTCAGAAGAATTTGGTGCTCAGTCACGCCTGCGGGCTAGGAGAGACCATCGATCCAGAAGTGGTGAAGTGGATGATGCTTCTTAAAGTGAAAGGTCTCAGCTATGGGCATAGTGGTGTGCAGTTGGTGACGATCAAACGATTGATCGACCTGTACAACGAAGGATTGCTTCCAGTAATCTATGCTCAAGGATCGCTAGGGGCTAGTGGTGATTTGGCACCCCTTGCTCACCTTGCTCTTCCGTTGATCGGCGAAGGCCAGCTTTGGGAAGAAGGAAGACCTAAACCAACAAAGGAGTTATACTGGTCTCGAAATTGGGAAGCTATCGAGCTTCAAGCTAAAGAAGGACTAGCTCTTTTGAACGGAACTCAATTCATGAGTGCCTTCGGTTGCTACTTGACCATGCAATCGATACAACTCATTGATGCAGCCAACCGAATCGCTGCGATGAGCCTGGAAGCATTCGATGGTCGTATTGAGCCTTTCGGCGAAGCGGTGAATACTGTTCGCAATCAACAAGGTCAAATGAAGGTGGCAGCTGATATGCGCAAACTCCTTGAGGGTAGCGCAGGAATGAAACGCCACAAAGCGCACGTTCAAGATCCATACTCTTTTCGCTGTATCCCGCAAGTGCACGGTGCGACAATGGATGTGATCAACTACGTGCGAACGATTTTGGAAAGAGAGATTAATGCGGTAACGGATAACCCGACGATTTTCCCTGAACTGAACGAGATCGTTTCAGCAGGTAATTTCCACGGACAGCCTTTAGCCTTGGCACTGGATCAGTTGGCACTCGGTATGCACGAGCTAGCGAGTATCTCAGAACGTCGTGTTTACAAGCTGATCAGTGGTCAACGAAGCTTGCCTGAATTCTTGGTAGCGAACCCAGGCTTGAATTCCGGATTCATGATTCCGCAGTATGCTGCGGCTTCGGTAGTGAGTCAGAACCGTCAGTTGGTAACGCCATCTTCGGCAGATACAGTGGATTCAAGCAATGGTCAAGAAGACCACGTGAGCATGGGAGCTAACGCAGCAACCAAAGCTTATCGTGTGATTGACAACGTGCGCAAGGTGCTAGCGATTGAGCTCTTCAACGCGGCACAAGCATTGGATCTTCGCGGTGTAGATGAAGCATCACCAATGGTTCAAGAGTACCACAAGAAGTACCGCAAGGTGGTGCCATTCATCGAGAACGATGAATACATGCATCCGCACATCATCAAGAGTATCGGTTTCCTTCGTTAA
- the mltG gene encoding endolytic transglycosylase MltG — translation MKRLLTIGVILAAIGGMVAWYAYGKVMDSCTAFSSPQKEVFIPTGTSMEELITIVVGDSIVNDQELLEQVIELKEFARVKPGRYVFNQGMSMNQVVNKLRSGDQDAVRVTFTSARKPEDIAGKLTATLEADSAEFLQLVLSEEQASRFGFNKENFRTMFIPNTYEMWWDTDAEELLERMAAEYRAFWTDGRKERAFSLGLSQSEVVTLASIVKAETAMREEAPIVAGLYLNRLKRGIPLQADPTLIYALDDYTIRRVLNEHMEVNSPYNTYLHSGLPPGPINFPETHYVDAVLNPDRHDYIYMCAKPELDGYHNFAKTLRQHNINANAYHRAISRRR, via the coding sequence ATGAAGAGATTATTGACGATTGGAGTAATTCTAGCGGCCATTGGAGGAATGGTCGCTTGGTACGCCTACGGAAAGGTCATGGATTCATGCACCGCATTCTCAAGTCCACAGAAAGAGGTGTTCATTCCAACGGGCACCTCGATGGAGGAGTTGATCACCATTGTAGTTGGAGATAGCATTGTCAATGACCAAGAACTTCTAGAACAAGTCATCGAGCTGAAAGAGTTCGCTCGCGTGAAGCCAGGTCGTTATGTCTTCAACCAAGGCATGAGCATGAACCAGGTAGTCAACAAACTACGCAGCGGAGATCAAGATGCGGTACGCGTGACGTTCACCAGTGCCCGTAAACCAGAAGATATTGCTGGCAAGCTCACAGCAACGCTCGAAGCGGATAGCGCTGAGTTCTTGCAGCTGGTCCTATCTGAAGAACAAGCCTCTCGTTTCGGTTTCAACAAAGAGAATTTCCGAACGATGTTCATTCCGAACACCTACGAAATGTGGTGGGACACTGACGCCGAAGAGCTGCTTGAACGAATGGCCGCTGAATACCGTGCCTTCTGGACGGATGGTCGCAAAGAAAGAGCCTTCAGCCTCGGACTCAGCCAAAGCGAAGTAGTTACCCTGGCGAGCATTGTCAAAGCAGAGACAGCAATGCGTGAAGAAGCTCCTATCGTTGCTGGACTCTATCTAAACAGACTGAAAAGAGGTATTCCGTTGCAGGCTGATCCCACGCTCATCTATGCCCTCGATGATTACACCATCCGACGTGTATTAAACGAGCACATGGAAGTGAACTCACCATACAATACTTACCTCCATTCAGGGCTACCTCCAGGACCAATCAACTTCCCTGAAACCCATTACGTTGATGCAGTGCTCAATCCTGACAGGCATGATTACATTTATATGTGTGCAAAACCAGAGTTAGATGGTTACCACAACTTTGCGAAAACCCTAAGACAGCACAACATCAACGCAAATGCGTATCACCGTGCTATTTCCAGAAGAAGGTAA
- a CDS encoding cell division ATP-binding protein FtsE, with the protein MEPIVKLSSVQIAQNENIILNNVDLQIDPGEFIYLIGKTGSGKSSLLKTLYGELAPRSGEGSVCGFDLTKIKKSKVPFLRRKLGIVFQDFELLTDRSVNDNLKFVLKATGWKDKKKMEERMEEVLSKVGLQTKGYKMPFELSGGEQQRVAIARALLNEPDLILADEPTGNLDPTTTEGILNLLLDISKAGKAVLMATHDYASMKKFEARTIVCMDGAVKDAANINHFSDFAYK; encoded by the coding sequence ATGGAACCGATTGTAAAGCTTTCATCCGTTCAGATCGCTCAGAATGAGAACATCATTTTGAACAACGTTGATCTCCAGATCGACCCGGGTGAGTTCATCTATTTGATTGGTAAAACAGGAAGTGGCAAAAGCTCCCTTCTCAAAACCTTGTACGGTGAATTAGCCCCTCGTTCGGGCGAAGGAAGTGTCTGTGGTTTTGACCTTACCAAGATCAAAAAGAGCAAGGTTCCTTTTCTTCGTCGTAAGCTAGGTATCGTGTTTCAAGACTTTGAGCTGTTGACTGACCGAAGTGTGAACGACAACCTCAAATTTGTCTTGAAAGCTACTGGATGGAAAGACAAAAAGAAGATGGAGGAACGCATGGAAGAAGTGCTTTCCAAAGTGGGGCTTCAAACAAAGGGATACAAAATGCCCTTCGAGCTTTCAGGTGGTGAACAACAACGTGTTGCCATTGCACGCGCCTTGTTGAACGAACCGGATTTGATTCTGGCCGATGAGCCTACCGGAAACTTGGATCCTACCACCACTGAAGGCATCCTGAACCTCCTACTCGATATTTCGAAAGCGGGTAAAGCCGTCCTGATGGCTACCCATGACTACGCTTCAATGAAGAAGTTCGAAGCACGCACCATTGTCTGTATGGATGGCGCTGTCAAAGATGCAGCGAACATCAATCATTTCTCAGACTTCGCATACAAGTAA
- a CDS encoding M16 family metallopeptidase has translation MRRILSLAFAGIFGILATTSQAQMREIEFEEYDLKNGLHVILHEDHSTPIVAVTVMYHVGSKNEDPSRTGMAHFFEHLLFEGSENMGRGEFSRYVENAGGVLNANTSNDRTFYYEVLPSNQLELGLWLESERMLHAKVENEGIETQREVVKEEKRQRVDNQPYGRLLEETMKRAYVEHPYKWTTIGSMDHLNAAKEEEFVDFYKTFYVPNNAVLSIAGDINIDEAKDLIKKYFSAIPKGTTEIPRPTMDEPMKTAEVRDTILGKDQLPLVLQAYHIPAQGEPDFYSVDMLNTLLSQGGSSRLNRAVVEEKQLALFCGAFSFPLEDPGLTLAFSMANMGVDPAEVEAAMNEEIERVKNELISEEELQKLKNQVENGFVSSNSSVAGIAESLANYHMYYGDANLINNEIERYQAVTREDIQKAAQKYYSENNRVVLYFLFDEEAANATEN, from the coding sequence ATGAGACGAATCCTAAGCCTTGCCTTTGCAGGAATTTTCGGAATTCTCGCAACAACATCTCAAGCGCAAATGCGTGAGATCGAGTTCGAAGAGTACGACCTGAAGAACGGCCTTCACGTGATCCTTCATGAAGATCACAGCACCCCAATCGTGGCGGTGACAGTTATGTACCACGTTGGATCAAAGAATGAAGATCCATCACGCACCGGAATGGCGCACTTCTTTGAGCACCTTCTTTTCGAAGGATCGGAGAACATGGGCCGCGGTGAGTTCTCGCGTTATGTTGAGAACGCCGGTGGTGTATTGAACGCAAACACTTCGAATGACCGTACATTCTACTACGAAGTACTACCAAGTAACCAACTTGAACTAGGGCTTTGGCTCGAGTCTGAGCGTATGCTCCACGCCAAAGTAGAAAACGAAGGAATCGAAACACAGCGCGAAGTAGTAAAAGAAGAAAAGCGTCAGCGTGTTGATAACCAGCCTTACGGAAGACTGCTGGAAGAAACCATGAAGCGTGCGTACGTGGAACACCCATACAAATGGACAACCATTGGTTCAATGGACCACTTGAACGCAGCGAAAGAAGAAGAGTTTGTTGATTTCTACAAGACCTTCTACGTTCCAAACAACGCTGTACTATCTATCGCTGGTGACATCAACATCGATGAAGCGAAGGATTTGATTAAAAAGTACTTCTCAGCAATCCCAAAAGGAACAACTGAAATCCCTCGTCCAACAATGGATGAGCCAATGAAGACTGCTGAAGTACGTGATACCATTTTAGGTAAAGACCAACTTCCATTGGTTCTTCAAGCTTACCACATTCCTGCACAAGGAGAGCCTGATTTCTACAGCGTAGATATGTTGAACACATTGCTCAGCCAAGGTGGTTCTAGCCGTCTAAACCGTGCAGTGGTAGAAGAAAAGCAGCTTGCTCTTTTCTGTGGTGCATTCTCATTCCCGCTAGAAGATCCAGGGTTGACCTTGGCTTTCTCTATGGCGAACATGGGGGTTGATCCTGCAGAAGTGGAAGCGGCAATGAACGAAGAAATCGAGCGTGTGAAGAACGAATTGATTTCGGAAGAAGAATTACAAAAGCTAAAAAATCAGGTAGAGAACGGTTTTGTTTCTTCCAATTCATCTGTTGCAGGTATCGCAGAGTCATTGGCTAACTACCATATGTACTACGGTGATGCGAACCTAATCAACAATGAAATCGAACGTTACCAAGCGGTAACTCGCGAAGACATTCAGAAAGCAGCACAGAAGTACTACTCTGAAAACAACCGTGTGGTGCTATATTTCCTATTCGATGAGGAAGCTGCAAATGCCACTGAAAATTAA
- a CDS encoding M16 family metallopeptidase, giving the protein MKTLKYILPLLVLFLAACSGGKVDRSIVPQPGPAPQISIGDYETFSLGNGLRVIVVNNDKLPRVSYQLTIDRDPIMEGSNAGYVSMAGDLLSAGTEGKTKAQIDQEIDFMGASLSTFSTGMYGACLTKHSDKLLSLMQEMLMSPAFPEDELEKLRKQTLSGLASSKSSADDISRNISNAICYGLDHPYGEQQTEKTTEAITRNDLIGYYQDYFKPNLAYLVIVGDISMEQAKSQAEKYFGGWEAGQAPQHAYDKPTPPRGNRVAFVPLPGAVQSVIDINHPVDMTPGHPDAIAASVMNNILGGGVFGGRLMQNLREDKAFTYGARSSMSPDPVIGSFNAYASVRNEVTDSSVTEFLYEIERLTRERVADTTLRFIKNYMNGSFARSLESPQTIARFALNIERYDLPKDYYATYLTKLEAVTTDDVLRVAQRYLKPNNLNITVVGNKEEVAESLAKFAKSGEVEFFDIYGGEYVDLEAAPEGMTAQNVFDAYYAAIGGKENLAKVNSIIEEGSMGVSGMSLAYNRKVKGTDQMVMTVTMGGQTMMKQVIDGDRGSSSQMGTSIAMTEEEISEAKMQLDMLAYDHLADYGMSAVLKGIDTNDNGQRVYVVELMKGEETSSTQYYSVDTGLLVSTVSTEETPQGGMTVASMIEEYKEFSGIQFPVKVSQVVGPQVIEVTLDNVSVNKRISNSEFKVD; this is encoded by the coding sequence ATGAAGACCTTGAAATACATTCTTCCGCTATTAGTGCTCTTCCTGGCAGCGTGTTCAGGAGGGAAAGTCGATCGCTCGATCGTTCCGCAGCCAGGGCCGGCCCCGCAGATCAGCATCGGTGACTACGAAACTTTCAGCCTTGGAAATGGGCTACGTGTGATCGTAGTAAACAACGACAAACTTCCGCGCGTATCATACCAGTTGACAATTGACCGTGATCCAATCATGGAAGGAAGCAACGCTGGATATGTAAGCATGGCTGGTGACCTTCTTTCGGCTGGAACAGAAGGAAAAACGAAAGCTCAGATCGATCAAGAAATCGACTTCATGGGAGCTTCGCTGAGCACATTCTCCACAGGTATGTACGGTGCATGTTTGACGAAGCACTCAGACAAGCTACTCAGCTTGATGCAAGAGATGTTGATGTCTCCTGCTTTCCCTGAAGATGAGCTTGAGAAGCTTCGCAAGCAAACGCTATCTGGATTGGCGAGCTCGAAGTCATCAGCTGATGACATTTCTCGTAATATCTCAAACGCGATCTGTTACGGACTTGATCACCCATATGGTGAACAGCAAACAGAAAAGACGACAGAAGCAATCACACGTAATGACTTGATTGGTTACTACCAAGATTACTTCAAGCCGAATCTAGCTTACCTCGTTATCGTAGGTGACATCAGCATGGAGCAAGCCAAGTCTCAAGCTGAGAAGTACTTCGGTGGTTGGGAAGCTGGACAAGCTCCCCAACATGCGTACGACAAGCCAACTCCTCCACGTGGAAACCGCGTTGCCTTTGTTCCACTTCCTGGAGCTGTGCAGTCGGTAATTGATATCAACCACCCAGTTGATATGACACCTGGTCACCCAGATGCCATTGCAGCTTCTGTAATGAATAATATCCTAGGTGGTGGTGTATTCGGTGGACGTTTGATGCAGAACCTCCGTGAAGACAAAGCCTTCACATACGGGGCTCGTTCTTCTATGTCTCCTGACCCTGTGATTGGTAGCTTCAACGCGTATGCAAGTGTACGTAACGAAGTAACTGATAGCTCTGTGACTGAGTTCCTTTACGAGATTGAGCGTCTAACACGCGAGCGCGTGGCTGACACGACGCTTCGTTTCATTAAAAACTACATGAACGGAAGCTTCGCTCGCAGCTTGGAGTCTCCTCAAACGATCGCACGTTTCGCATTGAACATCGAGCGTTACGATCTTCCAAAAGATTACTACGCAACGTATCTGACAAAGCTCGAAGCAGTAACTACTGACGATGTACTACGTGTGGCTCAACGATACTTGAAGCCAAACAACCTGAACATTACTGTTGTAGGTAACAAAGAAGAAGTAGCAGAGTCTCTCGCGAAATTCGCGAAGTCTGGTGAAGTTGAATTCTTCGACATCTACGGAGGAGAGTACGTTGACCTTGAGGCAGCTCCAGAAGGTATGACTGCTCAGAACGTATTTGACGCGTACTACGCTGCTATCGGTGGGAAAGAAAACCTCGCAAAGGTGAACTCTATCATCGAAGAAGGAAGCATGGGCGTGAGCGGAATGTCACTAGCATACAACCGCAAGGTGAAAGGAACTGACCAGATGGTCATGACCGTTACTATGGGTGGACAAACCATGATGAAGCAAGTAATTGACGGAGACCGTGGATCTAGCTCTCAAATGGGAACGTCGATCGCAATGACTGAAGAAGAGATTTCAGAAGCTAAGATGCAGCTAGATATGCTTGCTTATGATCACCTAGCTGATTACGGCATGTCTGCAGTATTGAAAGGAATCGATACTAATGACAACGGTCAACGTGTGTATGTTGTCGAATTGATGAAAGGAGAAGAGACTTCTTCTACTCAGTACTACAGTGTTGACACTGGACTTCTAGTATCTACGGTTTCTACTGAAGAAACACCTCAAGGTGGAATGACAGTAGCATCAATGATCGAAGAGTACAAAGAGTTCAGCGGAATCCAATTCCCAGTGAAGGTATCGCAGGTAGTGGGCCCACAGGTTATCGAAGTAACACTTGATAACGTATCCGTGAACAAGCGAATCTCAAACAGCGAATTCAAGGTTGACTAA